A window from Plasmodium cynomolgi strain B DNA, chromosome 7, whole genome shotgun sequence encodes these proteins:
- a CDS encoding high molecular weight rhoptry protein-2 (putative) — translation MRLPLLLSPLTLLWCARGGSALELSHSLSIKNAPDASALNIEVEKDKKKICKNAFLYINVAELLSQNDEESYVQKCEELMDTIKNDTPDETAEAEINEFILSLLHTRSNYSIINEADEQVLKNLLRSVNGSISEEAALKRAKELIVFNRFIKDKAKVKNVQEMFVLSSKADEYMNDAKTKMIENIVDSFQLFHNYLVTWGSDIKVVKRYATETFLSIKNEKICSDYIHLCQKFYEQASIYYRLKVIFDNLVTYVDQNSKHFKKDKLLELLDMDKGFYRESKVHNNYVLEDETVIPVLQLTDIYKGHKWVVRVVHDGNSKLMHGNDIEDKEVRQKFIVTMKNIRRDLNDEGLYSDLMKTVKNYVLSITQVDNDISNLVRELDHEDVEKCKAGAAYGLHYERLLIDLNFFLYYGFLKIEEDKNMITFNDVSPTFINLYRANHILFLYLLKTGFEENKNSEYLAFKFYKNIGYKKIPNDKIYSLFTGKGSLTNLPKPSPEVMKEHFLSIFPSLPDNYDASAKEIQKFHLFFAMAFKDCNINQGYSAISKELWSELLYAFDHFGWFYVHPQNIISSLSKTSFVRQMLISRNFILKNNEALILLDTQVAKLMDLIHLSMETDKSRHALDFSISSKFFHYENDYNTLKENDKKRLMFTYDYIDSIANNYYFFSDVKYQVFKSTYESRFFTTFPNVYSLAYQLFNELAINMNVVTNAPLKKKLKDKSKYAWFTLLNIIGKNHDIYSKGPRLVFAAYMLALVYFIESHIDISRYQPKEYYFMKQSLPLIDNVHKNGFTMLKKRCDMLVNFIKINKTPLKYQQTNMEEYIKLMNLTAIVLWGKESKKSVFYDDDVSLYKKLMIACVFNGGKTVQEKAIESINKSCDVKFYGLNPKKLDEFIDINMSINKWNPLILEKQAQSFILSCKTQKLMYNNINVEKIKLENFYKLADAPEMIKTYHCFKLGRQAASLLESIILKKKFVRFRVSDAMDVYDFFYINKVLSNNVRNDFEEFLKNKQAYEKAQNEIIITNSPLGAEKTKKLIDEHQCYWFSSYDNFKILWMHVSSNMGTGTYLKNFFSEIWQNLHFLFKKKATVKDVEFFAGDLSQQELIDYYSPLVHSESHCQEKMQSLFVSLRDNDEQNRVEIPDKIKTAYFQCKLDYYKNYHTDKTHLIKSRDFLDNRVYVLKQPYYLISNIDNTHKNKLLRLFVTESTLDYLLLDNIDIPECFGRCTIDHFNRVVLQQGKTNQHDEVIQNALVPENTASKKRKEMTVYVNNIYVHNLKTDYITKEEITRKDIEENKVKVCLGMGTYFMKNFLTEQHFNLSYKPVLDFNAEHNFKVFLKKNESQLSKNENDICYVNYDLAITNIEITDPYREISENLIKNLYILKNK, via the exons ATGAggcttcccctccttctgAGCCCGCTTACCCTTCTGTGGTGTGCGCGCGGCGGGAGTGCGCTCGAGCTGAGCCACAGTTTGTCCATAAAGAATGCGCCAGATGCAAGCGCATTGAATATCGAAGtggaaaaggataaaaaaaaaatctgcaaaaATGCATTTCTATACATAAACGTAGCTGAACTATTATCTCAAAATGATGAGGAGTCATATGTACAGAAATGTGAAGAACTAATGGAcacgataaaaaatgatactcCAGATGAAACAGCAGAAGCAGAGATAAATGAATTCATACTTAGCTTACTCCATACACGTTCTAATTACTCCATAATTAATGAAGCAGATGAACAAGTATTGAAGAACCTCCTTAGGAGTGTTAATGGATCAATAAGTGAGGAAGCAGCATTGAAGAGAGCTAAAGAGTTAATCGTATTTAATCGATTCATAAAAGATAAAGCAAAAGTAAAGAACGTTCAGGAAATGTTTGTGTTAAGTAGTAAAGCAGATGAATACATGAATgatgcaaaaacaaaaatgatagaAAATATTGTTGATTCCTTTCAGCTGTTTCATAACTACTTAGTAACTTGGGGATCAGACATTAAAGTCGTGAAGAGGTATGCAACGGAAACGTTTTTGTCTAttaagaatgaaaaaatttgcagtgactatattcatttatgtcagaaattttatgaacaggCCAGCATATACTATAGACTGAAAGTAATTTTTGATAACCTGGTGACATATGTGGATCAGAATTcgaagcattttaaaaaggacaAGTTATTGGAACTGCTCGATATGGACAAGGGCTTTTATCGTGAATCGAAGGTGCATAATAATTACGTGTTGGAAGACGAGACGGTGATCCCGGTTTTGCAACTCACGGATATTTACAAGGGACACAAATGGGTTGTAAGAGTCGTTCATGATGGAAACAGCAAGCTTATGCACGGCAATGACATTGAAGACAAAGAAGTTAGACAGAAGTTCATTGTCACGATGAAGAACATTCGCAGGGACCTCAATGACGAGGGGCTTTACTCCGACTTGATGAAGACAGTTAAGAACTACGTGCTTTCCATCACGCAGGTCGACAACGACATTTCCAACCTCGTGCGCGAGCTTGACCACGAGGACGTGGAGAAGTGTAAGGCGGGAGCGGCGTACGGGCTGCATTATGAGCGGC TCCTCATCGACCTGAACTTCTTCCTCTACTACGGCTTCCTCAAAATCGAAGAagacaaaaatatgatcacCTTCAACGACGTGTCCCCCACCTTCATCAATCTGTACAGAGCCAACCACATTCTCTTCCTCTATCTCCTAAAGACAGGCTttgaggaaaacaaaaactcAGAGTATCTAGctttcaaattttacaaaaacataGGATATAAAAAGATACCCAATGATAAGATCTACAGTCTCTTCACTGGAAAAGGCTCCCTCACAAACCTACCGAAACCATCTCCCGAAGTTATGAAGGAGCACTTTCTGAGCATCTTCCCTAGCTTGCCCGACAACTACGATGCAAGTGCCAAGGAGATTCAGAAATTTCATCTCTTCTTTGCTATGGCTTTTAAGGACTGCAACATTAACCAGG GCTACTCGGCCATTTCGAAGGAACTCTGGAGTGAGCTCCTCTACGCCTTTGACCACTTCGGAt GGTTCTACGTCCACCCACAGAACATCATTTCGAGTCTTTCCAAAACGAGCTTCGTCAGGCAGATGCTGA TCAGCCGAAACTTCATCCTGAAGAACAATGAAGCACTGATCCTGCTGGATACCCAAGTAGCTAAACTAATGGACCTAATCCACCTCTCCATGGAAACAGACAAATCAAGACACGCACTAGACTTCTCCATCTCCAGCAAATTCTTTCACTACGAAAACGATTACAACACTCTGaaggaaaatgataaaaagagACTCATGTTTACATATGATTACATCGATTCCATTGCCAACAACTATTACTTCTTCAGTGATGTAAAATATCAGGTCTTCAAAAGTACGTATGAAAGCCGATTCTTCACCACCTTCCCTAATGTGTACAGTCTTGCTTATCAGCTATTCAACGAGCTAGCCATCAACATGAACGTGGTTACCAATGCACCtctaaagaaaaaactcaAAGACAAATCCAAGTACGCCTGGTTCACCTTGCTTAATATAATTGGGAAGAACCACGATATTTACTCTAAAGGTCCTCGCCTGGTCTTCGCGGCCTACATGCTGGCGCTAG TCTACTTCATCGAGTCGCACATCGACATATCTCGATACCAACCAAAGGAGTACTATTTCATGAAGCAATCTCTACCCCTGATCGATAACGTGCACAAGAACGGCTTCACTATGCTCAAGAAGAGATGCGACATGCTAGTGAATTTCATTAAGATAAACAAGACGCCTCTGAAGTATCAGCAAACGAACATGGAGGAGTATATTAAGCTCATGAATTTAACTGCGATCGTTTTGTGGGGAAAGGAGAGTAAGAAGTCTGTGTTCTACGATGACGACGTTAGTCTGTACAAGAAGCTGATGATTGCCTGTGTGTTCAACGGGG GCAAGACGGTGCAGGAGAAGGCCATCGAGAGCATCAACAAATCGTGCGACGTAAAGTTCTACGGACTGAACCCTAAGAAGCTAGACGAATTCATAGATATTAACATGAgcataaataaatggaaCCCACTGATTCTGGAGAAACAAGCGCAGTCCTTCATCCTAAGTTGCAAAACACAAAAGCTTATGTATAACAATATTAACgtagagaaaataaaattggaaaatttcTACAAATTGGCAGATGCACCAGAAATGATTAAGACATATCATTGCTTCAAATTGGGTCGACAAGCTGCATCTTTACTAGAATCCattatcttaaaaaaaaagtttgtcaGATTCAGAGTTAGCGATGCCATGGATGTGTAtgattttttctacataaatAAAGTCCTTTCAAATAATGTTCGCAATGACTTCGAAGAGTTTCTAAAGAACAAACAGGCCTATGAAAAGGCTCAAAATGAAATCATAATCACCAATAGTCCCTTGGGTGCCGAGAAGACCAAGAAGCTTATTGACGAACACCAATGCTACTGGTTCAGCAGCTACGAtaacttcaaaattttgtggaTGCACGTCTCCA GCAACATGGGAACCGGAACATACTTAAAAAACTTCTTCTCAGAAATATGGCAAAACCTCCACTTCTTATTCAAGAAGAAGGCCACGGTGAAGGATGTGGAATTCTTCGCAG GAGACCTATCCCAACAGGAGTTGATCGACTACTACTCGCCGCTAGTCCACTCAGAATCGCACTGCCAAGAGAAAATGCAATCCCTGTTTGTATCATTAAGAGATAATGATGAGCAGAACCGTGTGGAAATTccagacaaaataaaaacagccTATTTTCAGTGCAAGCTGGATTACtacaaaaattatcacaCAGATAAAACACACTTAATTAAATCCAGGGACTTCCTCGATAACAGGGTGTATGTTCTGAAGCAACCATACTACCTCATTAGCAATATCGACAATACGCATAAAAACAAGTTGCTTCGACTTTTTGTAACGGAGAGCACACTGGATTATCTTCTCCTAGATAATATTGATATCCCCGAGTGCTTCGGACGTTGCACCATCGACCATTTCAATAGGGTTGTACTTCAACAAGGAAAGACCAACCAGCATGATGAAGTAATACAGAATGCGTTGGTCCCAGAAAACACCGCTTctaaaaagaggaaagaaaTGACTGTATATGttaataacatatatgtacacaattTAAAAACGGATTACATAACCAAGGAGGAAATTACTAGAAAGGACATTGAGGAAAATAAGGTGAAGGTCTGTCTAGGAATGGGTACCTACTTCATGAAGAATTTCCTCACAGAGCAGCATTTCAATTTGAGCTACAAGCCCGTCTTGGATTTTAACGCAGAACACAATTTTAAAGTCTTCCTGAAGAAGAATGAGTCTCAGCTCTCCAAGAATGAGAACGACATTTGCTACGTCAACTACGACTTGGCCATAACCAATATAG AAATCACCGACCCGTACCGCGAAATCAGcgaaaatttgataaaaaatttgtacatcttaaaaaataaataa
- a CDS encoding hypothetical protein (putative), giving the protein MSKGEPAKVVAKVKEEELNDLYDWISTFNFSRKIKNIHREFSDGVLMAELVNICLPKLVELHNYSKANSISQKRYNWNTLNERVFRRLGFRIDKRHVEEIVNCKYMGVEKVLNTFKNQLHKFQNSEMEVDASGSLGEDQARPFNEEESPLAEGAGDQSGQVLPTRENNKRGEESAEFLNDEIVKILRDKIFNLEKLLKIKVGQKQ; this is encoded by the exons atgagcaaaggAGAACCCGCAAAAGTAGTGGCCAAGGTGAAGGAAGAGGAACTAAATGACCTGTATGATTGGATCAGCACTTTCAACTTCtccagaaaaataaaaaatatccacaGAGAATTCTCAGATGGAGTTTTAATGGCAGAATTGGTTAATATATGTTTACCCAAGTTAGTTGAACTGCACAATTATAGTAAGGCAAATTCAATTAGCCAGAAAAGGTACAACTGGAACACATTAAATGAGAGGGTTTTTAGGAGGCTGGGATTTCGGATTGACAAAAGACATGTGGAAGAAATTgtaaattgtaaatatatggGGGTAGAGAAGGTGCTGAATACGTTTAAAAATCAGCTGCATAAATTCCAGAACTCTGAAATGGAGGTGGACGCTTCGGGCAGTTTGGGAGAGGACCAGGCCAGGCCATTTAACGAAGAAGAGTCTCCCCTGGCCGAGGGTGCAGGAGACCAATCAGGGCAGGTCCTTCCTACGCGGGAAAATAACAaacggggggaagaa AGCGCCGAATTCCTGAACGACGAAATCGTGAAGATCCTGCGCGACAAAATCTTCAACTTGGAGAAGCTTCTAAAGATAAAGGTGGGCCAGAAACAGTAG
- a CDS encoding hypothetical protein (putative): MGQISSKEDDFEKQDIYASYPGLEQQLDMVFACHDIGNEGKLPYKTVEMILRHFLMQCGFMEYVCRFVDENGQLDLKHVESYMTSKKWLSKLKCCGDNTLTVDEMKALVLMFLKKISDTYVEDQAKWLDKMRSSQEEQGKALEEAMNEYEKNILFTHALKEQQLLHNNKKISEWNETIENAYEAQQEVLRQFEAKKREDKKKMALEKNNELIIAKDYIDKIKEAATDSRYANSKCFVYPASSAPCGACTSAGAITPYRRFKEPRRKKQYSLCL; encoded by the exons ATGGGACAAATATCGTCGAAGGAGGATGATTTCGAAAAACAGGACATCTACGCTAGCTACCCCGGACTTGAGCAGCAGCTGGACATGGTTTTTGCTTGTCATGACATAGGCAATGAGGGCAAGCTGCCTTACAAGACTGTGGAAATGATACTGAGGCACTTCTTAATGCAGTGCGGCTTTATGGAGTACGTCTGCCGATTCGTGGACGAGAATG GCCAGCTAGACTTAAAACACGTGGAAAGCTACATGACGAGCAAGAAATGGCTGAGTAAGTTGAAATGCTGTGGAGATAACACCCTTACTGTAGACGAAATGAAAGCCCTGgttttaatgtttttaaaaaaaatatcggaCACGTATGTAGAGGACCAAGCTAAGTGGTTGGATAAAATGAGAAGCTCGCAGGAGGAACAAGGAAAGGCATTGGAAGAAGCAATGAATGAGTacgagaaaaatattctattCACTCATGCCCTGAAGGAACAACAACTTTTacataacaataaaaaaataagtgagTGGAATGAAACGATAGAAAATGCATACGAGGCACAGCAAGAAGTGTTGCGACAGTTTGAGGCCAAAAAGagggaggacaaaaaaaaaatggcattggAAAAGAACAATGAATTGATTATAGCGAAGGATTAcattgacaaaataaaagaagccGCAACGGATAGTCGGTATGCCAACTCGAAATGTTTTGTGTACCCAGCTTCTTCGGCTCCCTGTGGTGCTTGCACATCTGCGGGGGCCATTACGCCGTATCGCCGGTTCAAAGAAcccaggaggaagaagcaataTTCCCTCTGCTTGTAA
- a CDS encoding hypothetical protein (putative), giving the protein MRALTSYFVKKYERTKYRLEVIERRYKLFSCGTFLIDLQYRIRNTRQQNINIRENKLMEEKNKLLKILRDYECVNYENVPIKRD; this is encoded by the exons ATGAGAGCTCTAACCAGCTACTTCGTGAAGAAGTACGAACGAACCAAGTACAGACTGGAGGTCATCGAGAGGAGGTACAAGCTCTTCTCCTGCG GTACCTTCCTAATAGATCTGCAGTACAGAATCAGGAACACCCggcagcaaaatataaatatccGCGAAAATAAACtcatggaggaaaaaaacaagctgCTGAAGATCCTCAGAGATTACGAATGCGTCAATTACGAAAATGTGCCTATCAAGCGCGACTGA
- a CDS encoding hypothetical protein (putative), giving the protein MALFTLLLTFLFFFFVSSPHLCYSFKSNRGREQTLLNWDPTHVHSFDKNFLESQLWKKNRLYYVSSSKNLFRNSFQKNQAPRVKMSLSLFKDINMSNLFPGFKTIFNKKFLFEPLFNSHKDIIMRNMKTIQMIQKGNVVKNLVIFGASCFTIYFVSKLLLMLKRFFQNQYKMISEQEIKMLGKYENPHIEFKD; this is encoded by the exons ATGGCGCTGTTCACCCTTCTTCTCacctttctctttttcttctttgtgtCTTCTCCACACTTGTGCTACTCTTTTAAGAGCAACCGGGGGCGCGAACAGACACTGCTAAATTGGGACcccacacatgtgcacagcTTTGACAAAAATTTCTTAGAAAGCCAactgtggaaaaaaaataggctcTACTATGTCTCCTCCA GTAAGAACCTGTTCAGAAACAGCTTCCAGAAGAATCAAGCGCCTAGGGTAAAGATGTCCCTTTCGCTATTTAAgg aTATTAACATGTCTAATCTGTTCCCCGGCTTCAAAAcgatttttaacaaaaa ATTCCTGTTCGAGCCCTTGTTCAACTCGCATAAGGACATCATCATGCGAAATATGAAGACGATCCAGATGATACAAAA AGGAAACGTGGTGAAGAACCTCGTGATCTTCGGGGCCTCCTGCTTCACGATTTATTTTGTGTCCAAGCTGCTCCTAATGCTCAAGCGGTTCTTCCAAAACCAATACAAAATG ATAAGTGaacaagaaataaaaatgctaGGCAAGTACGAAAACCCACACATTGAGTTTAAGGATTGA